The Pyrus communis chromosome 12, drPyrComm1.1, whole genome shotgun sequence genomic sequence tcttaaccaaatttgactcataatatatcaaaataaagataggaaagtgtagaacaagattatacctatttggaagcccaatggttgttAGATAttgccggaaaatagcctgaaagatGACTGATCTACAGAAAACTCGCTAGAAattgggtaaattttaaacattcataacttcttcaatattcaacgaaatcgagtgattcaaaaatgaaaatcatacttctcgacgagacaaaaagaatggtacctttctctAGACGGCTAACTCGCCGTTGTTTATAGTACTTGTTTTATACAAGGGTCATGATTTCCATTTGTACAATGAAATCATAATGATACGCAACTCCTTCCTCCCATATGGCCATGCATGAACACCAAAGGCCACACGAGTACACATATCATATAACATCgtcaaaaaggaaaaggaaaaaaacgatgtttgataaccatttagttcaacttttattttttgtttttttttttaattactgaTAGAGAGAAAATAAGAGGGATAAAGAAGAATGGATGAAGGATGATGGGAGAGACGTAGAAGATATTTACAACAAAAAGCACACAAAATGAAAATTGCAAATTATTTAGAGCCCACCGTTTGGTAACTATTTGAGCTAAGAAATTGGGACTTGCGTAATGCTATTGCCTACTCCAACTTGGAACCTGCAACTtgaaatgtaaaaaataatattcCTATACATCCGAAAGTCCAATGCCCCAGTTGTCTACGAATTCAATCTCGGACTTTGACGCTGTACTAATACTATTTTAGAGTAGAGGCTATTATATTAATACTATTGTGCGTAATGACTAGTCGAGTTAGCCTTCCTGCTATTCGCAGCAAGCTTATACATGATTCTTGATTTTAGAAAAAATCTCTCTAATATCTatacatataaattaaatactacacttatatatatatatacacacacacacacacaggtAAGGGACCAAGTCTAACGCAGTTAGGCATATCTATTACCAACCCAGTTATCCAAGAGATGAAGAAGTGAATTTATAAGTTTGAAGAAGCATCGAGAATGAGAAACTCGGTGGTTCTTGATCTTACTGGGAAGATGACTAATGTACGGACGACGCTGGTGTTTATGGCGGCAGCAGCTGTCGCCGGTTGCTTTATCGCCTACAATTTTGTGTATCCTCCTGGATTTCTTTATGATGGCTTGGCACCACGCCTCCCCTCCTGCAGAAACACAACCCCTCCACTTCAGCAGGCGAGTACACTAGTCCTCTTATTCATTACTTATCTCTCATTAATCAATCCCTTTTACTTTCTACTCCACAAATCAACTTATGGGTTCATTAGACAGATGTTATTGCAATTTTTATTTCCTAGTTCTGTCAATAAACTTTATTAATACCTATAATGATGAAATCCCAACAACAATGATGAAATCTTAAATTTGATCtagtttctttcgtttttttttttcaagcattTAAAACACCACGATctgatgttatttatttttatttataagtaagaGGTTTAAAATCTAAATCTTGTAGATaatgaattcgataccaaaatTGTTAATTATATGGTTTAGCCAAACTCTCAATCCATGTAAAATGTATCATTttactaaaaaaacaaaaattcaactcGTAGGTACATTATGCTTTAATAATTGTTTAGTCAACACTTTgttcaaaatttcatttttatagactatacatatatatgttcttatatatatatatatatatatatatatattccttatgaaaaataaaataaaaatgtatttcAAATTGGTACTTTAATCTTCATGCAAGTGGCCCTTCACCATAATGGTGGAAAGATGTTGAATTTTTGCATAACAACGTGAGTTCAAATCCTGTTAatggctaatctaacaaaatctaccacttgacaaaaaaaaaatcttcataaaagtaatttgtctatatatatatattttaaccaAATGACATCCTTTATTTTCAAAGAGAGAGGATCTCGAGGATCATCTAATCACATCTATTCATTGCACATCGTGCGgccagttttcgtcaggtactgtttatattcaattttaaattaaaaaatttacaataatttctgacagttcaatgtacgatgaatggatgTGCTTTGAGAATCACCAGGATCCTTACAAACAAGATCCGGCGAGAATCCTAACTCATTTTCAAATAGATACATAAATTCCCTATATCTATGtgaaatataggtaaattaaatATTGAACTAAATGACATATGTtatgttgtaggtaaattacatatattattacatacattaggcacattttattgttattatatatgtgtggtaaattaatttacctatagtTTTGAAAAAATGCAGGGCAACCAGCTGGAGGATAATATGGATCCATTggataaaattctgaaaaatgCATGCATGAAAAACAAAACGGTTATAATAACCACGTTAAATGACGCATGGGCAGAACCCAATTCAATATTTGATCTCTTTCTTGAAAGCTTTAACATCGGAAGTAACACCAAATGGCTGCTCAAGCATTTGCTAGTAATTTGCGTGGACCAAACAGCATATGCTCGTTGTTTAGCGATACACCCTCATTGTTACCTACTTTACACTCAAGGTGCCAACTTTACCGGCGAGGTATTTTATCTAACTCCCGATTACTTACAAATGATGTGGAGAAGAACCCAGATTTTGTCTTCCATTCTCGACAAAGGCTACAACTTTATCTTTACGGTATTTTTCTTAGTCCTtaatttcttccaatttttgcttACTTTTCCATGCATGAACTATTTAGTGAAATTAATGAACAGGATACCGATATAATGTGGCTTCGAGATCCATTCCCACAATTCTATCCAGATGCAGATTTTCAAATTGCAACTGATAAATTCATGGGTGATTCTTCTAGTTTTAAAAATCCTCCCAATTGTGGATTTGTCAATGTAAAATCCAATGATCGGACAATTgggttttacaaattttggTACCTCTCCAAATACACATATCCAGAAACGAATGAACAAGAAGTGCTTAATAGGATTAAATTTGATCCTTTCATTGCCAAGATTGGATTAAAAGTGAGATTCTTGGATACAAAATACTTTGGTGGATTCTGTGAGCCAAGTGAGGACTTTAACCAAGTTTGCACAATGCATGCTAATTGTTGTATTGGTCTTGAGAACAAAGTGAACGATCTTAAAGCTTTGCTTCAAGTTTGGAAAAAATACATGTCATCGCCTCATAACACTACTGGCACATCACAAGCTGTGTGGACCGTCCCACAAAATTGCAGGTAAATTTTTTATCCATCGGTTATGAGTCTTCTATTAAGCCCTTTTCTTATGCCAACAGTTTTTATATCTTTtgcaaccaaataaaaaatttcatattgATCTTTCGAAGTTGCAGTCCcatttctaatttcttttggaACTTAATTATAAGGActgttggttttttatttttcatatatatatatgtatgtatgtatgtatgtatgtatgtatgtatattgaCCCCTTTGAGTATCTGATTGACTTGAAGCACTTCCTTCCAACGCCGTTGGAAGCATAGTAACAGGACAAGGGAGTGAAACTATAAAAAGATTATTCCAATCGTAGAGCTTTCTAAATTACAGGTAAATCTTATAAAATGTTACGTTGATGACCAAATATCTTTGAAACTTAATTTGAAAACCATCCCATGCATGCATGAATCTGACGCGTATAGTTCTACTTTTTCATGTATATACTTCAGGTAGAAGAAAAAGAGGCTTAAATTCAACGATGGAAATTGCTCCCTGGCGATCAAATATATTTCATCTTGCTCGTGAATACTATTACAAAACTTATATCTTGCTCACTACATTATTACAAAACTTATTTTGCAGCTGTGTTTCTTTTTCCAAGTTATCTAAAGTGAATTAGTGAAAGAAATATGCCACCATTAATTTATGGATTACCTTTGCGTAATGTCTATTTCAACTTCAAATAGTATGCAACCTTGAAATGTACAAATCAAAAGGGACAGATGCCTAATGtacaagttttttttcacaaatattaTCCACTAGCATGTGCAGAAGCATAGTTCAgattaataaaatgaaatagaTTAGTAACACCGATGCGGTACAACTTTCACACTTTTTTTCCTCACACTTTATACTGAGAGAAATTCTTAAATAGGTGGAGTTAAACTATGACTATTCTTAAATGGATGAGATCACAGGGATGTGGAAATCCACCGTCCTACAGTTGTTGGCGATGTTCTGTCAACCAATCAAAACTCTATATTAGGAGTACTTTCGGGGATCCATGACAATGGACCTTTGAAGATTTATGAAGAAAGTTAAGAGTACGTATTTTTCTAGCATGATTAAATGCATCGATTGTCTGTCTCGGCAATAAATAATTTGCCAAAGTTCTTGGCAAGAAAATTACGAAAATATAAAAAGgtacaaaatctatcattttgaaaGCGATGACTTAATTTGATACAAAAAAACTAtattaaattgtttttactttcaagattttgttttcaataatcATTGCTTTTTACTTTCCCGCGCTTCCATCCCCATTTTTCatccattctttttctttcctttatatACTCTTCTCAAGTCTGAAGCACAAACCTTGAAACccaaacctaaaaaaaaattgacactACGAAAATGGGACTTTCGTAATGTCTACTTCGACTTCGAACCTGCAACTTGAAATGTACAAATTAGAGTTTCCCATCCGAAAATTCCATGTCACAATTGTTTACCAATTAAATCTCGCAGTTTCGACGCAACCcactaaaaacaaaattgttgcTCCAGTCGGTTTTAACCAAACCAAAAGATAGAGTCGTTCTTAATCGACCTGGATTGTCTGCTCTTCACGTCTCATACTCTTTCCATTCCTTCATATATTCTGTGATTACGGTTAAgtcatgttaatattttatattgattttttttatagatataaTAAGATGAAAaacaatagaaatataaaatgctAACgtagtttaaccgtgaccacataaaTAAGAGAGGATGGGAAATGTATGGGATTGGGTGCTTAATGACTACTCTAGTTAGCTTAGTTTAGCTAGCTAGCTGTGAAAAGCGGGAAAGCCAAGATGTGGTGGCATACACTAAACCTTTATGTAAAGGGattcccatttttttcaaaaaaaaaagagattagaTGCGGGACTCACTTtacatcgaactttaacaatctgaactgtctattttgtaagtctcgattcttATATCATTttccaaaaattcaattcaattcgaaaccatttgcctatttaattatcaagataatatttctttgtttcttatataataaagtattcattaatttctttgaacccaattagatgttttaaacatttccgatttggttaatattttgcaaggatgatctatgaggtacaacttaaaaaatagacggttcataTTGTTAAAATTCAATGTAGTGTAGATCTTataactaatccccatttttataaaaaaaaaaaatagagatccaTTCCCATAAAGATTTCCGtggtatacatacatacatacatacatacatacatacatatacatatacatatatatatatatatatatatatatatatatatatttgccaAATTGCAACCCAATTATCCAATAGAATAAAAGAAGTGAATTTGTAATTGAAAAAGCATCAAGAATTAGAAACTCGGTGGTTTTCGATGTTACTGAGAAGAGGATTAATGCATGGACGACACTGGTTTTTATGGCTGCCGCAGCTGTTACCGGTTGCTTTATTGGCTACAATTTTGTGTATCCTCCTAGATCTCGTTATGATGCCTTGGCGGGGGTACCACACCTCCCCTCCTGCAGAAACCACAACCCCTCCCTCTCAGCAGGCGAGTACGGTTGTCcgcttaattaattactaattagttCTCTCTCACTGATTAAcccattttactttttactccacaaacacaaataaattgATTACTTTAGTACCTAATTAAGTGCCTACGTACACATaacacatgcatgcatggttaCCGGTGCACGCAGGGCAAGCAGCTGGAGGAAAAGGATCCTTTGGATAAAGTTCTGAAAAATGCATGCATGAAGGACAAAACTATCATAAAAACTGAGTTGAATGGGGCATGCATGGGGAGAACCCAATTCAATTTTAGAACTATTTCTAGAGAGTTTCGAGATCGGAAGTAATACGAAATGGCTGCTCAAACATTTTGTAGTCATCTGCTTGGACGAAAAAGCATATGCTCGTTGCCTAGCGTTGCACCCTCATTGTTATCAACTCAAAACTCAAGGTGCCAACTTTACCCACGAGGCAGTTTTTACGTCGTCAAACTACTTGCAGATAACGTGAGGAAAAGTCCAGTCTATATCTCTTATTCTCGAGAAAGGCTATAGCTTTGTCATTAAggtaagagtaaattgtagcattagtcttttaattaaaagttcattatcattggtccccTCAGCTTAtaaaaacgtgtagctatggtccctcaactaaaaattcattaccaatggtccctcaactttaatccaactagagaaatggtcccttaactttaacccaattagagaaATGGTTCCTCAACTCTAACTCACTTGTAGCAATAGTCCTTCCaaaataactcattttgacaaaattctgacgaagttgacaaaaaagaccataactacacgttttgatgagttgagtgaccaatggtaatagatttttagttgagggaccaatggtaatagatttttagttgagggatcattgctacaatttattcTTACGGTAATTCCTGTTCAATTTTTTGCTTACTTTCCCAAAACTTACAAtatcaagaaagaaagaaaaaaggtagcCTGCCAATTTATTTTAactgttgttgattttgttgcATGCGTTTAATATTGGAATGTACAGGATAATGATATAATGTGGCTTCGAAATCCATTCTCACAATTCTATTCAGATGCCGATCTTCAAATTTCTTGTGATAACTTCACAGGTGATTCTTATAGTGTAAAAATTTCACCCAACACTGGATTTTCCTATGTAAAATCCAATAATCGGACTATTCTGTTTTATAAGTTTTGGTACTTCTCCAGAAACACGTATCCAAGAAAACAAGAACAAGATGTACAAAATGGGATTAAATCTGATCCCTTTGTTGCTGAGATTGGACTGAAAATGAGGTTTTTTTGACGCACTAGACTTTGGTGGCTTTTGTCAACCCTGTAAGGATTTTAATCAAGTTTGCATTTGGTCTCGATAACAAAGTCAATGATCTTAAATTTTGCTGCAAGTATGGAGAAATTACATGTCATCGCCTCGCAACGCCAATGGTACATTACATGCTTTATGGACAATCCCACAAAATTGCAGGTATATATTTATCAATCGCTTGTAAGTcttctttcatttcatttttaagcattcgcttttttgttttgttctttacGCAAGCAAGGTGGATTCGAACTTAATACCTTGGGTTTAAGAAGTGATATTCTTAACCAACAAATCAATAAACCCCTTGCTAAGCattcggattttttttttcttttttttttaaatgtagcTTCTGGTCATATGTTAAACCCTATTTCTTATGCCAACATTTCTCATGTCAACCTTTAACATTTCCTTCCTATTTCTTTTGGAACTTTATATACGGTCTGTTGTTTGTATTGACCCCTTTGACCTTCTAATTGATTGAAGCACTTCTTTCCAACGCCTTTGGAAGCATTAGGATCACCGGAGAAGGGATGCAACATCTGATCACATGGTATATCTTATAACGTATTCAAGATCAGTGCGTAAACACTTTTACAATGTTACATtgctttatttaattataacGGTTTAAAATGAAGTTTATTTCTAAAGGATCATtagataaccatttcgtttttcagttttcagttttcagtttttgtaactTATGAaatagatgatgatgatgatgaacatGAACTAGTATTTgaaagttaagttgaaaaccgTGGATCTGATTACAAAACTTATTTTGCggctatttatttttattttatttatatgaaaatgaaatataaagAAAGCACTTCAGACCAACCAGTTTGAAATGTAGAAATCAAAAGAGATCGAGAATACATAATGCCTGTACAATTGTGGTTTGCCCACATATACGCTGGAATGCCTGGATCCGATCCGTTGGATTTATGATGGGCCGCCTCGGTTGTATTATGTTTGGGCCGGGCCTCGTGCGACAGTGAGAGGAGGGAGAATAAGGGTTAATAACACTAACACCCATTGAGGTTTATcaagttttcacaaaaccccatCACGTTTGAGACATTATACAAACATCCCCTCAGGTTTTAAATTTCCTTTCTTATAACCCCTTCAGTCAAAATTTTCCTTATAAATTTACTAATTTACCCTTATTAATTACTCAAAACTAATAGAAAAACTTTATAattgtataaaataaattataagtCATTGAGCACTTCAAAAAGGACAAGAAAAAGATCACGTTGgcaaaaacaaattaagaaaagaaatttatttattactttaaaataatattttattataaaaaaagtgttcatcttcttctttccctCCCACCCCATCTCCTCCCTTctccatcaccaccacccattcaacttttgaacaaaacaaaaaaaggataTCTCCATCTCCGACATTGtgtaaaatatttataattttacacAAACAAAATCGAGATTAGcaataataattaagaaaatattagTATCGTAAATATTATGTGGTTGACACACCAGCATCGACGacgtgaaaaaaaaacattgtacAAGATCAATGAAGCAACTTAATTCATAAGAGCGAACAAATTGAACCGGCAGTATTTGCATGGACATGTAACCTCTTTTAAAATCACTCTAAACTTCTCATTTATTCCGAACAAAAAATTCTAATGAACCAAATCCAATCCCACAGTACGACACAACGGACGACGATGGATTCGATTGTTGTCTATttcttaataaaatattatttttaaagcaataattaatttttttcaaagaagaagaccatatctttcttcttcctttgtttAAAATTTTCGATACGCAACTTCTGGTCCATGGTTTTTTTTGCCatcctaagaccatctccaatggttgggctaaaagtcaaatattttagcccggaaaatttagcttttagcccagaaacagcttttctgctccaaccgttctaacctaaaattttagcccgggattattaaagaatgaacttaggctatttttttttgttaaattaaatttaaaaaaataaataaataaatatgtagaccatcgtaaattaattttatgaacattttaatctaaaaaaatttaaattccgataaatattgggtggaatTCACCCCGATTTctaggctaaattttggggggaatttggccttggtttaacatttagcatttagcccaaattttccccttaggttggagtgggtttgggggggaaattttggagggtaatttggcttttagcccaccattagaGTTGGTCTAAAGAACAATTCAATTTgccgggtttttttttttttttttttttgctcaatTTTGCCCTAATTTTTGGTCCATTGGGATTAGGCAATTCCAAAGTCATCTTTATGAACcctaataatgaaaaaaaatattttatttatcgTCTCCAAAGTTAAGTTGAATGGCTGTTTGCTTTATGATCatctattttttaataaactattattttcaaagaattaattaaatttttttcttagttTGTTTTCGTCGAATGGTTTTCTACTTGtcttttttttaagtgtttaatgacttataatttattttactgaaaatatgactttagccccTGAAACTCAAGTTTCTTTACATAAAACCCGACATAGTCTTTTTATCTGaataaaacccaatgactaggctccacataagtaaattcattaattttgtttgcctttacacatttttcattttttagatacctaaaatacccctaattACTGTTTTGATGTAGACATTTAATTCTATGCATATTTGAAGggagaaattaataaaaagaaatgtaTTAATGAAGTCGCTATCATTTCAACTCTTGCATTGTTGTATGTCGTCTTCTTGACATTAATAAAGTCGCTATCAtttcaactcaaaaaaaaaaaattaaattaattatagaataaaaaatgttatttgattcaaaataaatttatctatattttatatgataatataggtaaatttttccacacatatatattagtaGTAAAATATgcccaatatatataataatgcatgaaaataattcaccaacaaataaaggaaatttgattaaaaattaatatatctattgctttttgtttatgaatttcaattctttttttatattacaaacataatgtacctacaatataatttacctattgtttaatcttataagaaaataatgtatctactattttatttatttatttattttgtttttgtcgaATATgtactgttttattttaatggagataatttgtcttggtttaatttttacGAAATTATTTATGCACTGTTTAACTTTCCCAAAATAATGGAACTACTattttaatttacctacaaaataaatactatttgattcaaaattaatttacttatattttaaatataaatatagataaattatttttaacaagCAGATatgataacaaacaaaaaatgcctaatgtatgtaataatctaggtaaaataatttacctacaacataaaagaatattaattggttttttgttgttttataaaacaatattattatttgatgcaaaataactGATTGTACAAaggatttttctttccaaacgaAAAATGTGCCCATAAATTGTTTATGAACAtagctaaatatatatatatatatatatatatatatatatatatatatatattcctaatATTTATcatacaagaaaggtaaaattttcatatggggttaattgctaatcataattagggtgggtaataatatttattgacaTAACTAGAGTTttgtggcataagttgtaaatatgtGATGATAATTGGTTACATATTTGTCTACATGGTactctatttgaaatttggattttatttggAAGTTTAATATTATGTGGGTTTTTGCTTGGAAAATAAGAGTTTCAAGGGCCTTTTTCTAAAGAaccctttattttataaaattataaatt encodes the following:
- the LOC137711635 gene encoding uncharacterized protein At4g15970-like, with protein sequence MRNSVVLDLTGKMTNVRTTLVFMAAAAVAGCFIAYNFVYPPGFLYDGLAPRLPSCRNTTPPLQQGNQLEDNMDPLDKILKNACMKNKTVIITTLNDAWAEPNSIFDLFLESFNIGSNTKWLLKHLLVICVDQTAYARCLAIHPHCYLLYTQGANFTGEVFYLTPDYLQMMWRRTQILSSILDKGYNFIFTDTDIMWLRDPFPQFYPDADFQIATDKFMGDSSSFKNPPNCGFVNVKSNDRTIGFYKFWYLSKYTYPETNEQEVLNRIKFDPFIAKIGLKVRFLDTKYFGGFCEPSEDFNQVCTMHANCCIGLENKVNDLKALLQVWKKYMSSPHNTTGTSQAVWTVPQNCSTSFQRRWKHSNRTRE